One window of the Marmota flaviventris isolate mMarFla1 chromosome 2, mMarFla1.hap1, whole genome shotgun sequence genome contains the following:
- the Spo11 gene encoding meiotic recombination protein SPO11 isoform X2, which translates to MAAAPVGPGAAFFEVLDRHRASLVAALRRGGPEAGAQGTRLASRFEDSVGLQMVAHCTTRKIKSNSLKSVKKFALILKILSMIYKLVQSNTYATKRDIYYTDSQLFGTQTVVDDIINDISCMLRVPRRSLHILSTSKGLIAGNLRYIEEDGTKVHCSCGATAVAVPSNIQGIRNLITDAKFLLIVEKDATFQRLLDDDFCNKMSPCIMVTGKGVPDLNTRLLVKKLWDSFHIPVFTLVDADPHGIEIMCIYKYGSRSMSFEAHNLTVPAMRWLGLLPSDIKRLNVPRDSLIPLTKRDQGKLDSILKRPYITCQPFWRREMEIMAESKMKAEIQALTSLSSDYLSRVYLPNKLKFGGWI; encoded by the exons ATGGCCGCTGCGCCCGTGGGGCCTGGGGCTGCGTTCTTCGAGGTCTTGGACCGGCACCGGGCCTCGCTGGTGGCCGCCCTGAGGAGAGGTGGCCCGGAGGCCGGTGCGCAGGGGACCCGCTTGGCCTCCAG GTTTGAAGATTCTGTTGGTCTTCAGATGGTGGCTCACTGTACCacaagaaaaatcaaaagcaattctCTAAAATCCGTTAAAAAATTTG CTCTAATCCTTAAAATATTGTCCATGATTTATAAATTAGTACAGAGCAACACTTATGCAACTAAAAG AGACATCTATTATACTGACAGCCAGCTCTTTGGTACTCAGACTGTCGTGGACGACATTATCAATGACATTTCCTGTATGCTCAGAGTGCCAAGGAGGAGTCTGCACATA TTATCAACATCCAAAGGGCTAATTGCAGGCAATTTAAGATACATTGAAGAAGATGGCACCAAAGTGCATTGTTCCTGTGGCGCAACA gcTGTTGCTGTGCCATCTAATATTCAAGGAATTCGGA ATTTAATTACAGATGCAAAATTTCTGTTAATTGTAGAAAAAGATGCAACATTTCAGCGGCTCCTAGATGATGACTTTTGCAACAAAATGTCTCCATGCATCATGGTCACG GGAAAGGGTGTACCTGATCTGAACACAAGGCTTTTAGTCAAGAAGCTGTGGGACTCCTTTCACATTCCTGTTTTCACGCTAGTAGATGCTGATCCACATG gcaTAGAAATAATGTGCATCTATAAGTATGGGTCTAGG TCCATGTCTTTTGAAGCCCACAACCTCACAGTTCCAGCTATGAGATGGCTTGGTTTACTCCCTTCTGATATTAAAAG GCTGAATGTACCTAGAGATAGTTTGATCCCACTGACAAAACGGGATCAAGGGAAACTTGACAGCATCCTCAAGAGACCTTATATTACTTGCCAACCATTTTGGAGAAGAGAA ATGGAAATAATGGCAGAATCTAAAATGAAGGCAGAAATCCAAGCTTTAACCTCCCTGTCGTCAGATTACCTTTCCAGAGTGTACTTACCCAACAAGTTAAAATTTGGAGGATGGATATAA
- the Spo11 gene encoding meiotic recombination protein SPO11 isoform X1: MAAAPVGPGAAFFEVLDRHRASLVAALRRGGPEAGAQGTRLASSAEVLASIENIMQDIITSLARNEAPAFTIDNRSSWENIKFEDSVGLQMVAHCTTRKIKSNSLKSVKKFALILKILSMIYKLVQSNTYATKRDIYYTDSQLFGTQTVVDDIINDISCMLRVPRRSLHILSTSKGLIAGNLRYIEEDGTKVHCSCGATAVAVPSNIQGIRNLITDAKFLLIVEKDATFQRLLDDDFCNKMSPCIMVTGKGVPDLNTRLLVKKLWDSFHIPVFTLVDADPHGIEIMCIYKYGSRSMSFEAHNLTVPAMRWLGLLPSDIKRLNVPRDSLIPLTKRDQGKLDSILKRPYITCQPFWRREMEIMAESKMKAEIQALTSLSSDYLSRVYLPNKLKFGGWI; this comes from the exons ATGGCCGCTGCGCCCGTGGGGCCTGGGGCTGCGTTCTTCGAGGTCTTGGACCGGCACCGGGCCTCGCTGGTGGCCGCCCTGAGGAGAGGTGGCCCGGAGGCCGGTGCGCAGGGGACCCGCTTGGCCTCCAG TGCTGAGGTTCTCGCATCTATAGAAAACATTATGCAAGACATAATCACAAGCTTGGCAAGAAATGAAGCGCCTGCCTTCACAATAGACAACAGATCCAGCTGGGAAAATATAAA GTTTGAAGATTCTGTTGGTCTTCAGATGGTGGCTCACTGTACCacaagaaaaatcaaaagcaattctCTAAAATCCGTTAAAAAATTTG CTCTAATCCTTAAAATATTGTCCATGATTTATAAATTAGTACAGAGCAACACTTATGCAACTAAAAG AGACATCTATTATACTGACAGCCAGCTCTTTGGTACTCAGACTGTCGTGGACGACATTATCAATGACATTTCCTGTATGCTCAGAGTGCCAAGGAGGAGTCTGCACATA TTATCAACATCCAAAGGGCTAATTGCAGGCAATTTAAGATACATTGAAGAAGATGGCACCAAAGTGCATTGTTCCTGTGGCGCAACA gcTGTTGCTGTGCCATCTAATATTCAAGGAATTCGGA ATTTAATTACAGATGCAAAATTTCTGTTAATTGTAGAAAAAGATGCAACATTTCAGCGGCTCCTAGATGATGACTTTTGCAACAAAATGTCTCCATGCATCATGGTCACG GGAAAGGGTGTACCTGATCTGAACACAAGGCTTTTAGTCAAGAAGCTGTGGGACTCCTTTCACATTCCTGTTTTCACGCTAGTAGATGCTGATCCACATG gcaTAGAAATAATGTGCATCTATAAGTATGGGTCTAGG TCCATGTCTTTTGAAGCCCACAACCTCACAGTTCCAGCTATGAGATGGCTTGGTTTACTCCCTTCTGATATTAAAAG GCTGAATGTACCTAGAGATAGTTTGATCCCACTGACAAAACGGGATCAAGGGAAACTTGACAGCATCCTCAAGAGACCTTATATTACTTGCCAACCATTTTGGAGAAGAGAA ATGGAAATAATGGCAGAATCTAAAATGAAGGCAGAAATCCAAGCTTTAACCTCCCTGTCGTCAGATTACCTTTCCAGAGTGTACTTACCCAACAAGTTAAAATTTGGAGGATGGATATAA